The Opisthocomus hoazin isolate bOpiHoa1 chromosome 27, bOpiHoa1.hap1, whole genome shotgun sequence DNA segment CCTGACTGAAGTTAGTTACGCAAAGTGTTCGTGATTGTTCACTGAGTTGGCAAAGTGCGTCCTTTTTAACTCTGCTCAGTCATATACATTCTCTGGGTGTCCTGTGATGGACTTTGCAGACACTGGTGAGATGTGAGTGCATTGATGTGCTGACAGTTCTTTGAAAACCTGTCTCCAAGACGACAGAAATAGCTGGGGGAAGCTGTCCTTGGGTTACGTGTATGTATGGTGCAGTACTCAGTGTTTCTGGTACGACTGCAACAGAGATAAAACAATCACATGGCTAGATTAACTTATTCATTGGTATTAATTAATAGGACCTTCAGTGGTAATAATTTTATGTTCTAATTCTGGCAGAACCCCGGCTGTGTTTACAACCATGGAAAACTTTGTGGCACCGCTGCGCACCGTCCGTGAGCTGGCtcttcagcagagccaggctaAGCTCCTCCATGGGAAGGTGAGCGGTCCCTCCCGGCGCAAGCGGGAGTTCATGCCGGATGAGAAGAAGGACAACATGTACTGGGAGAAGAGGCGCAAGAACAATGAGGCGGCCAAGCGCTCACGGGAGAAGAGGCGTCTCAATGACTTTGCCATGGAGAGCCAGTTGGCTGCTCTCAGTGAGGAAAATGCCATCCTCAGGACAGAGCTGCTGTCGCTGAAGCTGCGCTTTGGGCTCATCAGCCCAGACACCAGCACCTGCCAGGGTTACTCCATCCAGGACTTGCTGGGAGTTTATTTCAGAGGGCACAGAGCGGCCTCCCCACTCCTTGAGGCTGAGCCCTTTGCTGGGGAGTCCTGCTTCTTCACCACAAAGAGCTTTGTGCCGAAGGTGCTGGAGCCAGCTGACTTATCCTGCAAAACCTTTGGCCCATCCAGAAACATCCTCGGCTGTGACTCAGAGCCAGCTCCCATGGACGCACCTGGCCTTCAGCAGCCAAAGATGCTTGATGCTGCCTTCAGATCCACAGTTTGCTCTCCATTCCTCAGTTACCACAGCCCGGACAAATATGCTTTCCATTTGCCTTTGTCAGGCAGTCCCTGCTTCTCGTGCCCTTCCCCCTGTCCAGCTGGGGTGAGCAAAGAAAGCACCA contains these protein-coding regions:
- the NFILZ gene encoding NFIL3 like protein; its protein translation is MENFVAPLRTVRELALQQSQAKLLHGKVSGPSRRKREFMPDEKKDNMYWEKRRKNNEAAKRSREKRRLNDFAMESQLAALSEENAILRTELLSLKLRFGLISPDTSTCQGYSIQDLLGVYFRGHRAASPLLEAEPFAGESCFFTTKSFVPKVLEPADLSCKTFGPSRNILGCDSEPAPMDAPGLQQPKMLDAAFRSTVCSPFLSYHSPDKYAFHLPLSGSPCFSCPSPCPAGVSKESTTTVSDEDDEQQVPKTSSLPPCSLPCPSEDHLKGRSYAALPHKLRIKTKALSSLEDGGLDSH